The Salegentibacter mishustinae genome includes a window with the following:
- a CDS encoding glycoside hydrolase family 16 protein — translation MKKRSIISGLFLFVGLQLSAQELIWEENFEGDSLNMENWSYETGDGCPDLCGWGNNERQIYNEDYVTIKDGNLVITADKVGDAYYSGKVNTKDKFEFQYGTVEVRAKLPDGHGLWPAIWMLGNNINEVGWPASGEIDIMEFVGRKPDTIHNALHTPASHGDTENIETTRIENVTSDFHVFKMNWTEDAITFYIDDEKTYTFSPSEKNEETYPYRHPFYFLLNLAVGGNFGGPEVDDSIFPKQFLIDYVKVYK, via the coding sequence ATGAAGAAGAGAAGTATAATTTCAGGACTTTTCCTATTTGTAGGTCTACAGCTTAGTGCCCAGGAATTAATTTGGGAAGAGAATTTTGAAGGTGATTCCCTAAATATGGAGAACTGGAGCTACGAAACCGGTGACGGCTGTCCCGATCTCTGCGGCTGGGGGAACAATGAGCGCCAAATTTACAATGAAGATTATGTAACTATAAAAGATGGAAATCTAGTAATTACCGCCGATAAGGTTGGTGATGCTTATTACAGCGGAAAAGTGAACACTAAAGATAAGTTCGAGTTTCAATATGGAACTGTTGAGGTTAGAGCTAAGTTGCCCGATGGGCACGGACTTTGGCCTGCAATCTGGATGCTAGGTAATAATATAAATGAAGTGGGTTGGCCTGCTTCGGGTGAAATTGATATTATGGAATTTGTAGGTAGGAAACCTGATACTATTCATAATGCGTTGCACACACCGGCAAGCCACGGCGATACTGAAAATATTGAGACCACGCGGATAGAAAATGTAACTTCAGATTTCCACGTTTTTAAAATGAACTGGACTGAAGACGCAATAACCTTCTACATAGATGATGAAAAAACCTATACCTTTTCACCATCAGAAAAGAATGAGGAAACTTATCCTTATAGGCATCCGTTCTATTTTTTACTGAATCTTGCAGTAGGTGGTAATTTTGGTGGACCGGAAGTGGACGATTCCATTTTTCCAAAGCAATTTTTAATAGATTATGTAAAGGTTTATAAATAA
- a CDS encoding response regulator, translating to MNITSTEDIKEIKRLQTLLSYNILDTPYEEDFDELAQLIALICDVPIAVISMIDDKRQWYKAKVGIDENETPKEETFCQYTVLQDELIEIPDALLDERVKNNPHVTSENGIRFYAGMPLKAENGSNIGTVCVVDGKPKELNDRQKKALKLLTKQAMHLIEVRQKNKSLGTELNSILEKKVEQTQRKLELKEIENKDLMKAVKNSSGVVEFNPDGTIISINKNFEEISGYSESELLGSHHKMLITPKDYAESDQLWKSLGQGIFKTGRVRRIHKDGAEFYLQASYNPIQNLEGKVIKVVKISQDITKEIEAAISLQKAKEMAENLNEQKDNFIANVSHEIRTPIHAVLGFTDLLLENEDDKHKINYLNAVKIAGDSLLFIVNDILDLSKMEAGLLQIDKDVFNVREVVSRVFSILHLKAHQKRIEFEPFVSPDVPELLIGDKNRLSQILINLLGNAIKFTTEGSVSLEVTVIKDISKKTILNFKVSDTGIGIPQDKLDTVFQRFLQAEETTSQKYGGTGLGLNISRQLIEKQEGSIEVKSEHGKGTDFIFDIPFEKPLEQLEISQAEADEIFQDYTGKILVCEDSELNQRLVRAILKRKGLKVDVASNGEKALSFLEENSYDLIFMDVQMPVKNGYETTKIIRDQLKLSTPIVALTANFMAAERQKCKEVGMDDYLAKPFQKNQLFEKVEKWVNV from the coding sequence ATGAATATTACTAGTACTGAAGACATTAAGGAGATAAAAAGGCTTCAAACCTTACTCTCCTATAATATTTTAGACACTCCCTACGAAGAGGATTTTGATGAATTAGCACAGCTCATTGCCCTTATTTGCGATGTGCCAATTGCTGTTATTTCTATGATAGATGATAAAAGGCAATGGTATAAAGCAAAAGTGGGTATAGATGAGAACGAAACGCCTAAAGAAGAGACATTCTGCCAATATACGGTGTTGCAGGATGAACTCATTGAAATACCTGATGCTCTATTAGATGAACGCGTTAAAAATAATCCTCATGTAACTTCCGAAAATGGAATTCGGTTCTATGCCGGAATGCCTTTAAAAGCCGAAAACGGTTCAAATATTGGAACTGTATGTGTGGTTGATGGTAAACCGAAAGAGCTAAACGACCGGCAAAAAAAAGCATTGAAATTGCTTACAAAGCAAGCTATGCACCTTATAGAGGTTAGGCAGAAAAATAAAAGCCTGGGAACCGAATTGAATAGTATTCTTGAAAAAAAGGTAGAGCAAACCCAAAGGAAACTTGAGCTTAAGGAAATTGAGAATAAAGACCTGATGAAGGCAGTCAAGAATTCTAGTGGTGTCGTAGAATTTAATCCAGACGGTACAATAATTTCCATAAATAAGAATTTTGAAGAGATTTCTGGTTATTCTGAAAGTGAACTCCTGGGCAGTCATCACAAAATGCTAATTACCCCAAAGGATTATGCAGAAAGCGACCAATTATGGAAATCTTTAGGCCAGGGAATATTTAAAACCGGCCGGGTACGTAGAATACACAAAGACGGAGCAGAATTTTATTTACAGGCGAGTTATAATCCTATCCAGAATCTTGAGGGAAAAGTGATAAAAGTTGTTAAGATTTCCCAGGATATTACCAAAGAAATTGAGGCCGCTATATCACTGCAAAAAGCCAAAGAAATGGCTGAAAATCTCAATGAACAAAAAGACAATTTTATTGCCAATGTGAGTCATGAGATTAGAACGCCAATTCACGCCGTGCTTGGATTTACCGATCTTTTATTGGAAAACGAAGATGATAAGCACAAAATTAATTACTTAAATGCAGTGAAAATTGCCGGTGATTCCCTGCTGTTTATTGTAAACGATATTCTGGATCTTTCAAAAATGGAAGCTGGGCTATTGCAAATAGATAAGGATGTTTTTAATGTTAGAGAGGTAGTTAGCAGGGTTTTTTCAATTTTACACCTTAAAGCACACCAAAAGAGAATTGAATTTGAACCATTTGTTAGTCCGGATGTTCCAGAATTATTGATAGGTGATAAAAACAGGCTTTCCCAAATACTTATCAATCTTTTAGGGAACGCGATAAAATTCACTACAGAGGGAAGTGTAAGCCTTGAAGTCACTGTAATTAAGGATATTTCAAAAAAAACGATACTGAATTTTAAAGTTTCAGACACCGGAATTGGAATTCCGCAAGATAAATTAGATACTGTTTTTCAACGTTTTTTACAGGCAGAAGAAACCACCTCGCAAAAATACGGCGGTACCGGCCTGGGACTTAATATCTCCAGGCAGCTTATAGAAAAACAGGAAGGGAGTATTGAAGTGAAGAGTGAACATGGAAAGGGAACCGATTTCATTTTTGATATTCCATTTGAAAAGCCTTTAGAACAACTTGAAATTTCACAAGCTGAGGCAGACGAGATTTTTCAGGATTATACGGGTAAAATACTGGTTTGTGAGGATAGTGAACTAAACCAACGTTTGGTTAGAGCTATTTTAAAGCGAAAAGGCTTAAAAGTGGATGTGGCGTCAAATGGCGAAAAGGCACTTTCGTTTTTAGAAGAAAATAGCTACGATCTTATTTTTATGGATGTACAAATGCCGGTTAAAAATGGTTATGAAACTACCAAAATTATTAGAGATCAATTGAAACTTTCCACTCCTATTGTGGCGTTAACAGCAAATTTTATGGCTGCAGAAAGACAAAAATGTAAAGAGGTTGGAATGGACGATTATTTAGCAAAACCATTTCAAAAGAACCAATTATTTGAAAAAGTTGAAAAGTGGGTTAATGTTTAA
- a CDS encoding PID-CTERM protein-sorting domain-containing protein: MLLLSTGISAQVQSHNLPEPQMREEGPVVPPGLPIDFGISALIAAGLGFGIHHIRNRK; encoded by the coding sequence ATGCTGCTTTTATCTACAGGTATTTCAGCACAGGTTCAGAGCCATAATTTGCCCGAGCCTCAAATGCGAGAAGAGGGTCCTGTTGTACCTCCCGGTCTTCCTATAGATTTCGGCATCTCCGCTTTAATCGCTGCCGGTTTGGGATTTGGGATTCATCATATAAGAAACAGGAAGTAA
- a CDS encoding riboflavin synthase: MFTGIIEEVGEVSRVKPEGGNMHFSIKAAMTPELKIDQSVAHNGVCLTVISINDNEYTVTAVAETLEKTNLKDLAEGSPVNLERGMKLGDRLDGHIVQGHVDQTAICKKVQEKDGSWEFTFEYDPSLQNITIEKGSITVNGVSLTVVNSKKNEFSVAIIPYTYEHTTFKHFTEGDVINLEFDVIGKYVKRIQELK, translated from the coding sequence ATGTTTACCGGAATTATTGAAGAAGTAGGAGAAGTAAGTCGCGTAAAGCCTGAAGGTGGAAATATGCATTTCAGCATAAAAGCGGCAATGACGCCTGAATTAAAAATAGACCAAAGTGTAGCGCATAATGGCGTTTGTCTAACTGTGATTTCAATTAATGATAACGAGTATACAGTTACTGCAGTAGCCGAAACCCTGGAAAAAACCAATTTAAAAGATTTAGCTGAAGGCTCACCGGTAAACCTGGAACGTGGAATGAAGCTTGGCGACCGACTTGATGGCCATATTGTACAGGGACATGTAGATCAAACCGCTATTTGTAAAAAAGTACAGGAGAAAGACGGAAGCTGGGAATTTACTTTTGAATATGACCCCTCTTTACAGAATATTACCATAGAAAAAGGATCTATTACGGTAAATGGCGTGAGTCTGACCGTGGTTAATTCAAAGAAGAACGAATTTAGCGTAGCTATAATTCCATACACCTACGAGCATACTACTTTTAAACATTTTACAGAAGGAGATGTTATAAACCTGGAATTTGATGTAATAGGCAAGTACGTAAAGCGAATTCAGGAATTAAAGTAG
- the pdxA gene encoding 4-hydroxythreonine-4-phosphate dehydrogenase PdxA, whose protein sequence is MKHAEKVKLGISIGDLNGIGSEIVLKTFDDSRMLDFCTPIIFASTKVLTFLKKQFNLSLNYQGIDDASKAIDGKINVVNVWKEGVNINFGEEDPKIGEYAFKSLQAATHALKSDEIDVLVTAPINKHSIQSADFNFPGHTDYLAKELEGESLMFMITDTLKIGLLTDHVALKDIANTITPELIEKKLKIIQETLKQDFRIQKPKIAVLGINPHSGDNGVIGKEDEEILKPTLQKLRDKGDLVFGPFSADSFFGSKNYVNFDAVVASYHDQGLIPFKTLSFGNGVNFTAGLSKVRTSPDHGTAFEIAGTNSANINSFKEAVFRAIEIYKCREEYKELTKNPLKKQGKKL, encoded by the coding sequence ATGAAGCACGCGGAAAAGGTGAAATTAGGAATAAGTATAGGAGATTTGAATGGAATTGGCAGTGAAATAGTGCTTAAAACCTTTGATGATTCCCGAATGCTGGATTTTTGTACACCGATTATTTTTGCTTCTACCAAAGTGCTTACGTTCTTAAAGAAGCAATTTAATCTTTCTTTAAATTACCAGGGAATAGATGATGCCTCCAAGGCAATTGACGGAAAAATAAACGTCGTAAACGTATGGAAAGAAGGCGTTAACATTAATTTTGGAGAAGAAGATCCAAAAATTGGGGAATATGCATTTAAATCTTTACAGGCTGCTACCCATGCACTTAAGTCAGATGAAATAGATGTTTTGGTAACCGCACCAATTAATAAACACAGCATTCAGTCGGCAGATTTTAATTTCCCGGGACATACCGATTATTTGGCGAAAGAACTGGAAGGCGAAAGCCTTATGTTTATGATTACCGATACCTTAAAAATAGGCTTGCTTACAGACCACGTAGCTTTAAAGGATATCGCTAATACGATTACACCAGAATTAATCGAAAAGAAACTGAAGATAATCCAGGAAACTTTAAAACAGGATTTTAGAATCCAAAAACCTAAAATCGCTGTTTTGGGTATAAATCCTCATAGCGGAGATAATGGAGTTATTGGGAAAGAAGATGAAGAAATTTTAAAACCAACGCTTCAGAAGTTACGCGATAAAGGAGACCTGGTCTTTGGCCCATTTTCAGCAGATAGTTTTTTCGGCTCAAAAAATTATGTAAATTTTGATGCGGTGGTGGCTTCTTACCACGACCAGGGTTTAATTCCGTTTAAAACCCTGTCTTTTGGGAACGGAGTTAATTTTACCGCAGGATTGAGCAAGGTGAGAACTTCGCCAGATCACGGTACCGCTTTTGAGATAGCCGGAACTAATTCAGCAAATATTAACTCATTTAAGGAAGCTGTTTTTCGTGCTATAGAGATATATAAGTGCCGCGAAGAATATAAGGAGCTCACTAAAAATCCTTTAAAGAAACAGGGTAAAAAGTTATAA
- a CDS encoding YceD family protein yields the protein MRNLAAYTIPFVGLKLGKHQFEYDIDNEFFEHFEYDDLNSSNVKIDLLLEKKTTMMELTFKASGSVNVNCDLTNEPYDQPIDGSLFLVIKFGEEFNDENEDLLILPHGEYEVNVQQYIYELIVLSIPLKRVHPGVEDGTLDSEVLDKLEELSINNNENKNDEDEIDPRWDKLKNLLNDK from the coding sequence ATGAGGAATTTAGCAGCGTATACGATCCCTTTTGTAGGGTTAAAGCTGGGAAAACACCAGTTTGAATACGATATTGATAATGAGTTCTTTGAGCATTTTGAGTACGACGATCTAAACAGTTCCAACGTAAAAATTGATTTGTTGTTAGAGAAAAAAACAACAATGATGGAGCTTACTTTTAAAGCATCCGGTTCTGTGAACGTAAATTGTGACCTTACCAATGAGCCATACGACCAGCCAATTGATGGAAGTTTATTTTTGGTTATAAAATTTGGTGAAGAGTTTAATGATGAAAATGAAGATTTGCTAATTTTGCCGCACGGTGAATATGAGGTGAATGTTCAGCAATATATTTACGAACTTATTGTACTATCTATACCATTAAAGAGGGTTCATCCCGGGGTAGAAGACGGAACTTTAGATTCAGAAGTACTTGATAAACTTGAGGAATTAAGTATTAATAATAACGAGAATAAAAATGATGAGGATGAAATAGATCCTCGCTGGGATAAATTAAAAAACTTATTAAACGATAAATAA
- the rpmF gene encoding 50S ribosomal protein L32, with product MAHPKRKISKTRRDKRRTHYKASVPKIATDPTTGEAHLYHRAHWHEGKLYYRGQVLIDNTEEIEA from the coding sequence ATGGCACATCCAAAGAGAAAAATCTCTAAAACAAGAAGAGATAAAAGAAGGACACATTACAAAGCTTCGGTACCAAAAATAGCTACAGATCCTACAACAGGAGAAGCTCATTTATACCACAGAGCACACTGGCATGAAGGTAAATTATATTACCGAGGTCAGGTATTAATTGATAATACTGAAGAAATAGAAGCTTAG
- a CDS encoding beta-ketoacyl-ACP synthase III yields the protein MNKITAAITAVGTYVPEDVLTNKMLEKMVETNDEWIFSRTGIRERRILKDPSKGTSYLGIEAAKNLIEKSNLDPKEIDLVILASVTPDLPVASTGVHIATQIGATNAFAYDLQAACSGFLYAMSTASAYIESGRYKKVLVVGADKMSSIIDYTDRTTCIIFGDGAGAVLMEPNEEGLGLQDEILRSDSIGRESLKIEAGGSLMPPSEETVANKLHYVRQDGKTVFKFAVSNMSGVSEQIMERNKLMNDDVDWLVAHQANKRIVGATAQRMGLDDKKVLMNIERYGNTTSATLPLLLGDYEKQFKKGDNLVFASFGGGFTWGATYLKWAYNS from the coding sequence ATGAATAAAATCACAGCAGCTATTACCGCTGTGGGCACCTATGTGCCCGAGGATGTGTTGACCAACAAAATGTTGGAAAAGATGGTAGAGACCAATGATGAATGGATCTTCAGCAGAACCGGAATTAGAGAACGCCGAATACTTAAAGACCCTAGTAAAGGAACTTCATACTTAGGAATAGAAGCAGCCAAAAACCTTATAGAAAAATCTAATCTCGATCCAAAAGAGATAGACCTGGTGATTCTTGCTTCTGTAACTCCAGATCTACCCGTAGCCTCTACAGGTGTACATATTGCTACCCAAATTGGCGCTACCAATGCATTTGCATACGACCTTCAAGCTGCCTGTTCAGGATTTTTATATGCGATGTCTACAGCATCAGCATATATAGAATCTGGGCGCTATAAAAAAGTATTGGTGGTAGGAGCCGATAAAATGTCTTCTATAATTGATTATACTGATAGAACTACTTGTATTATCTTTGGTGATGGTGCAGGTGCGGTACTTATGGAACCAAATGAAGAAGGTCTTGGCTTACAAGACGAGATTCTAAGAAGTGACTCCATAGGAAGGGAATCTTTAAAAATAGAAGCTGGTGGTTCATTAATGCCACCAAGTGAAGAAACTGTAGCTAACAAGTTACATTATGTAAGGCAGGATGGTAAAACCGTTTTTAAATTTGCGGTTTCTAATATGTCTGGAGTTAGTGAACAAATTATGGAGCGCAATAAATTAATGAATGATGATGTAGATTGGCTTGTTGCGCACCAGGCAAATAAAAGAATTGTGGGAGCCACGGCTCAGCGCATGGGACTTGACGATAAAAAAGTGCTTATGAATATTGAGCGCTATGGAAATACTACATCGGCTACTTTGCCTTTATTGCTTGGAGATTATGAAAAGCAATTCAAAAAAGGAGATAATTTAGTTTTTGCTTCATTTGGAGGCGGTTTCACCTGGGGAGCTACCTACTTGAAATGGGCATATAATTCTTAA
- the accB gene encoding acetyl-CoA carboxylase biotin carboxyl carrier protein, with protein sequence MDLKEIQNLIKFVAKSGASEVKLETGDVKITIRTGSDEKETIVQQVPMGGQMPQMPAQPQQQQQQAPAPSQESAQQSSDDQKSAGEDNSNYITVKSPIIGTFYRKPSPDKPTFVEVGDSVKEGDVLCVIEAMKLFNEIESEVSGKIVKVLVDDASPVEFDQPLFLVDPS encoded by the coding sequence ATGGATTTAAAAGAAATTCAGAATTTAATTAAGTTTGTGGCCAAGTCTGGTGCCAGTGAAGTAAAACTGGAGACTGGCGATGTAAAAATCACTATTAGAACAGGCTCAGACGAGAAAGAAACTATTGTTCAACAAGTGCCTATGGGTGGCCAAATGCCACAAATGCCTGCACAGCCGCAACAGCAGCAACAGCAAGCACCGGCACCTTCACAGGAAAGTGCACAGCAGAGCAGTGATGATCAAAAATCAGCTGGTGAGGATAATTCAAATTATATCACGGTAAAATCTCCTATTATTGGAACTTTCTACCGCAAACCTTCTCCAGACAAACCAACCTTCGTAGAAGTTGGTGACTCGGTTAAAGAAGGCGATGTACTTTGTGTGATTGAAGCTATGAAACTCTTTAACGAAATAGAGAGCGAAGTTTCAGGAAAAATCGTAAAAGTACTGGTAGATGATGCCTCTCCGGTAGAGTTCGATCAGCCTTTATTCTTAGTAGATCCATCATAA
- the accC gene encoding acetyl-CoA carboxylase biotin carboxylase subunit: protein MFKKILIANRGEIALRVIRTCKEMGISTVAVYSTADAESLHVRFADEAVCIGPPPSNLSYLKISNIIAAAEITNADAIHPGYGFLSENAKFSKICEEHDIKFIGASSEMIAKMGDKATAKATMKAAGVPCVPGSEGIIKDFTECKKLAKEVGYPVMLKATAGGGGKGMRAVWKEEDLQAAWDSARQESAAAFDNNDMYMEKLIEEPRHIEIQVVGDSRGKACHLSERDCSVQRRHQKLTEETPSPFMTDSLRKKMGEAAVKAAEYIKYEGAGTVEFLVDKHRNFYFMEMNTRIQVEHPITEQVIDYDLIREQILVAAGVPISGKNYFPQLHSIECRINAEDPYNNFRPSPGKITNLHAPGGHGVRIDTHVYSGYIIPPNYDSMIAKLITTAQTREEAINKMKRALDEFVIEGVKTTIPFHRQLMDHPDYVEGNYTTKFMEDFKMKPLEED, encoded by the coding sequence ATGTTTAAAAAAATATTGATTGCAAACAGGGGCGAGATCGCTTTGCGCGTAATTCGCACCTGTAAAGAAATGGGAATTAGCACAGTTGCGGTTTATTCTACTGCAGATGCTGAAAGCCTTCACGTAAGGTTTGCTGATGAGGCCGTATGTATTGGACCTCCCCCAAGTAATTTATCTTATCTTAAGATCTCAAATATTATCGCTGCCGCGGAAATCACTAATGCCGATGCAATTCATCCCGGTTATGGTTTCCTTTCTGAAAATGCTAAATTTTCAAAGATTTGCGAAGAGCACGATATAAAATTCATCGGAGCTTCTTCTGAAATGATTGCGAAAATGGGAGATAAAGCTACGGCAAAAGCTACAATGAAAGCTGCCGGAGTTCCATGCGTACCAGGATCAGAAGGGATTATAAAAGACTTCACCGAATGTAAAAAGCTAGCTAAAGAAGTTGGTTACCCGGTAATGCTTAAAGCTACTGCTGGTGGTGGTGGTAAAGGAATGCGTGCCGTATGGAAAGAAGAAGATCTCCAGGCTGCCTGGGATTCTGCTAGACAGGAATCTGCAGCCGCTTTTGATAATAACGATATGTATATGGAGAAGCTTATTGAAGAGCCTCGCCATATAGAAATACAGGTTGTTGGAGATAGTAGAGGTAAGGCTTGTCATCTTTCTGAAAGAGATTGCTCGGTACAACGCCGTCATCAAAAATTAACCGAAGAAACTCCTTCTCCTTTTATGACCGATAGTCTTCGGAAGAAAATGGGAGAAGCTGCCGTAAAAGCTGCAGAATATATTAAATATGAAGGCGCAGGTACAGTAGAATTTTTGGTAGATAAACACCGAAATTTCTACTTTATGGAAATGAATACGCGTATTCAGGTAGAGCACCCAATTACCGAGCAGGTAATAGATTACGATCTTATTAGAGAGCAAATTCTTGTAGCAGCAGGAGTGCCAATTTCCGGGAAAAATTATTTCCCACAATTACACTCTATAGAATGCCGAATTAATGCTGAAGATCCCTATAATAATTTTAGGCCTTCTCCCGGGAAGATCACTAATTTACACGCGCCAGGTGGGCACGGGGTGAGAATAGATACACACGTTTATAGCGGATATATCATTCCGCCAAACTACGATTCTATGATCGCCAAATTGATCACTACCGCCCAAACGAGGGAAGAAGCGATCAACAAAATGAAACGTGCATTAGATGAGTTCGTGATAGAAGGTGTGAAAACTACCATTCCATTTCATAGACAACTTATGGATCACCCAGACTATGTTGAAGGGAATTATACCACTAAGTTTATGGAAGATTTTAAAATGAAACCACTCGAAGAAGATTAA
- a CDS encoding NAD(P)/FAD-dependent oxidoreductase, with amino-acid sequence MNLSYWETKTWFSNIDFCIIGSGITGLNCALNLKNRFPKSKVLVLERGTLPNGASTKNAGFACFGSVSEILDDLNSHTEEEVMQLIQKRLKGLNLLRKNLGDQNIGYKEYGGYELFTKEDQPLFADCKAKLPELNEMLKPVFGDVVFSIQKDNFGFRNVQKKLIFNQFEGQLNTGKMLETLLYKVQKAGIKILNNITVEEFIETKNAVNIKTDKLEFSAKKLLIATNGFSEKLGIAQVKPARAQVLITKPFKDLEIKGTFHLDKGYYYFRNIDDRILLGGGRNLDFKSEETTEIAQTELIQRKLEELLNTTVLPETSFEIDQRWSGIMGVGKQKNPIVKQISENVYCGVRLGGMGVAIGSLVGKELSELVA; translated from the coding sequence ATGAACCTTTCTTACTGGGAAACCAAAACCTGGTTTTCAAATATTGATTTTTGCATTATCGGCAGCGGAATTACTGGGCTAAATTGTGCACTAAACTTAAAAAATCGTTTTCCAAAATCTAAAGTCCTGGTTTTAGAACGTGGCACCTTACCAAATGGAGCTAGTACAAAAAATGCCGGTTTTGCCTGTTTTGGAAGCGTTTCTGAGATCCTAGATGATCTAAATTCCCATACAGAGGAAGAAGTGATGCAACTTATTCAAAAGCGCTTAAAAGGCTTGAATTTACTTCGGAAGAATCTGGGAGACCAAAATATAGGCTATAAAGAATATGGTGGTTACGAACTTTTTACCAAAGAAGATCAGCCACTTTTTGCAGATTGTAAAGCGAAGTTGCCTGAACTCAATGAGATGCTAAAACCGGTATTTGGTGACGTCGTTTTTAGTATTCAAAAAGACAACTTCGGATTTCGAAATGTTCAGAAAAAACTCATCTTTAATCAATTTGAAGGGCAATTAAATACCGGAAAAATGTTGGAGACTCTGCTATACAAAGTGCAGAAGGCCGGCATCAAAATTCTGAATAATATTACTGTGGAAGAATTCATTGAGACCAAAAATGCTGTAAATATCAAAACCGATAAATTAGAATTTTCGGCAAAGAAATTATTGATCGCTACTAATGGTTTTTCAGAAAAATTGGGCATTGCTCAGGTAAAACCGGCACGCGCCCAGGTGTTGATCACCAAACCGTTTAAAGACCTGGAGATCAAAGGCACATTTCATTTAGATAAGGGTTATTATTATTTCAGGAATATTGACGATCGCATTCTTTTAGGCGGTGGCAGAAATTTAGATTTTAAGTCCGAAGAAACCACCGAAATCGCTCAAACAGAACTTATTCAGCGGAAGCTGGAAGAATTGCTTAACACCACCGTTTTACCTGAAACCTCCTTTGAAATTGATCAACGCTGGAGCGGAATTATGGGCGTTGGAAAACAGAAAAACCCTATAGTAAAACAGATTTCAGAAAACGTTTATTGCGGAGTGCGGTTAGGCGGGATGGGCGTAGCCATTGGTAGTTTAGTAGGAAAAGAACTTTCAGAATTGGTAGCATGA
- the mtgA gene encoding monofunctional biosynthetic peptidoglycan transglycosylase, with the protein MIKKIFKFILKLISGLILFSIFMVLLYKWLPVPFTPLMAIRYFENPEEEIRHSWVPRQDISRHLQLSVIASEDQNFVKHNGFDFEAIEKAIEDNQKGKRVRGASTISQQTAKNVFLWPGRNWFRKGLEVYFTFLIETFWSKERILEVYLNSIEMGRGVYGAEAAAQHWFNKSAANLSIYEAAAIAAVLPNPREYRANPASNYINQRKNWIVRQMQNYGKFTLE; encoded by the coding sequence ATGATCAAGAAAATATTCAAATTTATCCTGAAACTTATAAGTGGTTTAATCTTATTTTCCATTTTTATGGTTTTGCTATATAAATGGCTTCCGGTACCATTCACCCCTTTAATGGCTATTCGTTATTTTGAAAATCCTGAAGAAGAAATACGGCATTCGTGGGTGCCACGACAAGATATTTCCCGGCATTTGCAACTTAGTGTGATTGCCAGCGAAGATCAAAATTTTGTAAAACATAATGGATTTGATTTTGAAGCTATAGAGAAGGCAATTGAGGACAATCAAAAAGGAAAGCGGGTGCGCGGTGCCAGTACAATTTCCCAGCAAACAGCAAAGAATGTGTTTTTATGGCCGGGGAGAAATTGGTTTAGAAAAGGCCTGGAAGTTTATTTCACATTTTTGATCGAAACTTTTTGGAGTAAAGAACGAATTTTAGAGGTTTATCTCAATAGTATTGAAATGGGCCGGGGAGTCTACGGCGCAGAAGCTGCTGCACAGCATTGGTTCAACAAATCGGCGGCAAATCTTTCTATTTACGAAGCCGCTGCTATTGCCGCGGTTTTACCGAACCCCCGGGAATACCGGGCAAATCCCGCAAGCAACTATATAAATCAAAGAAAAAACTGGATTGTAAGGCAAATGCAGAATTATGGGAAATTTACATTGGAATAA